Proteins from one Mus pahari chromosome 10, PAHARI_EIJ_v1.1, whole genome shotgun sequence genomic window:
- the C2cd4a gene encoding C2 calcium-dependent domain-containing protein 4A, translating into MWCLERLLRDRDGFLPGRVRRSKSRSSAACVNVLTPDRIPEFCIPPRLEPSTAWAALREAWAADAEADDGAGRTDWDPRSQAALSLPHLPRARTVYGFCALLESPHTRRKESLFLGHPGAPVRRPGLRHRTHTYASPRRVPDAPRPAPGDPDAARVPTPTPAPSRRCLLRSPGKLLSRALRVPRSRASARPAPRGDEHECAASCAPPVPSSPDPERLQAEASVALGRGACTLRLEAEYCPRSACLRLRLLRAEGPAAALEPRALGCRLSLVLRPSGQQRASVVRRSRKAALDQDCCFDRLPEEQLRRLAVRIKAESKGRGLERGRPLGQGELLLGSLLLL; encoded by the coding sequence ATGTGGTGTCTGGAGCGGCTCTTGCGGGACCGAGATGGGTTTCTCCCAGGGCGCGTCCGCCGCTCCAAGAGTCGCTCATCTGCTGCGTGCGTAAACGTGCTCACTCCAGACCGCATCCCAGAGTTCTGCATCCCGCCGAGGCTGGAGCCTAGCACAGCCTGGGCTGCGCTGCGCGAAGCCTGGGCTGCGGACGCGGAAGCCGACGATGGCGCTGGCCGCACCGACTGGGACCCGCGCTCCCAGGCTGCGCTCTCGCTGCCGCACCTGCCCCGCGCGCGTACGGTTTACGGCTTCTGCGCGCTGCTCGAGAGCCCGCACACGCGCCGGAAGGAGTCGCTCTTCCTCGGCCACCCAGGTGCCCCGGTCCGCCGGCCCGGGCTTCGCCACCGCACGCACACCTACGCGAGCCCCCGCCGAGTCCCAGACGCTCCGCGTCCTGCCCCGGGCGACCCAGACGCTGCCCGGGTCCCGACGCCCACTCCTGCTCCCAGCAGACGCTGCCTCCTACGCTCCCCGGGCAAGCTGCTGAGCCGCGCGCTGCGGGTGCCCCGCAGCCGGGCCAGCGCGCGCCCCGCGCCCCGCGGCGACGAGCACGAGTGCGCCGCCTCCTGCGCGCCCCCGGTCCCCAGCAGCCCGGATCCCGAGCGCCTGCAAGCCGAGGCCAGCGTGGCTCTGGGTCGCGGGGCTTGCACGCTGCGCCTGGAGGCCGAGTACTGTCCGCGCagcgcctgcctccgcctccgcctgcTGCGCGCTGAGGGCCCGGCCGCCGCGCTGGAGCCCCGCGCCCTGGGCTGCCGCCTCAGCCTGGTGCTGAGGCCGTCGGGCCAGCAGCGCGCCAGTGTGGTCCGCCGCAGCCGCAAGGCCGCCCTGGACCAGGACTGCTGCTTCGACCGGCTCCCGGAGGAGCAGCTGCGCCGCCTGGCCGTGCGCATCAAGGCGGAGAGCAAGGGCCGCGGGCTGGAGCGCGGACGACCGCTGGGCCAGGGCGAGCTGCTGCTGGGCTCTCTGCTACTGCTGTGA